A part of Brassica rapa cultivar Chiifu-401-42 chromosome A05, CAAS_Brap_v3.01, whole genome shotgun sequence genomic DNA contains:
- the LOC103867902 gene encoding transcription factor bHLH10 isoform X1 yields the protein MENLNTDFVTNAEERENLYEEEMACFDSAEVTAESSAVPPPPPPQTLVTGSTSNSNCSVDVEDLPEFHLSPQDCPPQPSSTPLQFHINPLPPCDNQYQIHQMSHDQLQQQHANWDNGYQDFVNLGPNSSTTPDLLSLLHLPRCSLPQSMLPNSFSDIMSSSSAAAVMYDPLFHLNFPLQTRDQSQQRNSSCFLGVEDQIQMDANGGGGGINMMYYEGDNNNDGFDNGVIEFSSGGNNRKGRGSGKSRTFPTERERRVHFNDRFSDLKSLIPNPTKNDRASIVGEAIDYIKELLRTIEDLKMLVEKKKFGRFRSKKRARVGGEEEEEEEEGDNVVYRPKSEGDQSCFSNNKALRCSWLKRKSKVTEVDVRIIDDEVTIKVVQKKKINCLLFTTRVLDQLQLDLHHVAGGQIGEHYSFLFNTKICEGSCVYASGIADTVMEVVEKQYMEAVPANGY from the exons ATGGAGAATCTAAATACTGATTTTGTTACAAACGCAGAAGAAAGAGAAAACCTTTACGAGGAGGAGATGGCTTGTTTCGATTCCGCAGAAGTTACGGCGGAGAGCAGTGCAGTACCACCACCTCCGCCGCCGCAAACTCTAGTCACCGGAAGCACGAGCAACAGCAACTGCAGCGTTGACGTGGAGGACCTCCCTGAGTTCCATCTCAGCCCACAAGACTGTCCTCCTCAACCTTCCTCAACACCTCTGCAGTTTCACATCAACCCTCTTCCTCCTTGTGACAATCAATACCAGATTCACCAGATGTCTCACGATCAACTACAACAACAGCACGCTAACTGGGACAACGGTTATCAAGACTTTGTCAACTTGGGTCCTAACTCTTCAACAACTCCTGACTTGCTTAGTCTCCTACACTTGCCTAGATGCTCACTCCCTCAGTCTATGCTCCCCAACTCCTTCTCAGACATCATGTCTTCTTCCTCCGCTGCTGCCGTCATGTACGACCCTCTCTTCCATCTCAACTTCCCTCTCCAGACTCGAGACCAGAGCCAGCAAAGAAACAGTTCTTGTTTTCTTGGAGTTGAAGATCAGATTCAGATGGATGCtaacggaggaggaggaggaatcaACATGATGTACTACGAAGGAGACAACAACAATGATGGGTTTGACAATGGGGTTATCGAGTTTAGCAGTGGTGGTAACAACCGTAAAGGGAGAGGATCAGGGAAGTCCAGAACTTTCCCTACAGAACGTGAGAGAAGAGTTCACTTCAACGACCGCTTCTCCGACCTCAAGAGCCTCATTCCAAACCCCACAAAG AATGATAGAGCGTCGATCGTTGGAGAGGCAATAGATTACATCAAGGAGCTGTTGAGGACTATAGAGGATTTGAAGATGCTTGTGGAGAAGAAAAAGTTTGGGAGATTCAGGAGCAAGAAGAGAGCTAGAGttggtggagaagaagaagaagaagaagaagaaggagacaaTGTGGTTTACAGGCCAAAGAGCGAAGGAGACCAGTCTTGCTTCAGCAACAACAAGGCGCTGAGATGTTCTTGGCTGAAGAGGAAATCGAAAGTCACTGAGGTTGATGTGCGTATTATTGATGACGAAGTGACCATTAAGGTTgtccagaagaagaagattaacTGTTTGTTGTTCACAACCAGAGTTCTTGATCAGCTTCAGCTCGATCTTCACCATGTTGCCGGAGGACAGATTGGTGAGCATTACAGTTTCTTGTTCAACACTAAG ATTTGTGAAGGATCTTGTGTGTATGCAAGTGGAATTGCAGACACAGTGATGGAGGTTGTGGAGAAACAGTACATGGAAGCTGTTCCAGCCAACGGCTACTGA
- the LOC103867902 gene encoding transcription factor bHLH10 isoform X2 gives MACFDSAEVTAESSAVPPPPPPQTLVTGSTSNSNCSVDVEDLPEFHLSPQDCPPQPSSTPLQFHINPLPPCDNQYQIHQMSHDQLQQQHANWDNGYQDFVNLGPNSSTTPDLLSLLHLPRCSLPQSMLPNSFSDIMSSSSAAAVMYDPLFHLNFPLQTRDQSQQRNSSCFLGVEDQIQMDANGGGGGINMMYYEGDNNNDGFDNGVIEFSSGGNNRKGRGSGKSRTFPTERERRVHFNDRFSDLKSLIPNPTKNDRASIVGEAIDYIKELLRTIEDLKMLVEKKKFGRFRSKKRARVGGEEEEEEEEGDNVVYRPKSEGDQSCFSNNKALRCSWLKRKSKVTEVDVRIIDDEVTIKVVQKKKINCLLFTTRVLDQLQLDLHHVAGGQIGEHYSFLFNTKICEGSCVYASGIADTVMEVVEKQYMEAVPANGY, from the exons ATGGCTTGTTTCGATTCCGCAGAAGTTACGGCGGAGAGCAGTGCAGTACCACCACCTCCGCCGCCGCAAACTCTAGTCACCGGAAGCACGAGCAACAGCAACTGCAGCGTTGACGTGGAGGACCTCCCTGAGTTCCATCTCAGCCCACAAGACTGTCCTCCTCAACCTTCCTCAACACCTCTGCAGTTTCACATCAACCCTCTTCCTCCTTGTGACAATCAATACCAGATTCACCAGATGTCTCACGATCAACTACAACAACAGCACGCTAACTGGGACAACGGTTATCAAGACTTTGTCAACTTGGGTCCTAACTCTTCAACAACTCCTGACTTGCTTAGTCTCCTACACTTGCCTAGATGCTCACTCCCTCAGTCTATGCTCCCCAACTCCTTCTCAGACATCATGTCTTCTTCCTCCGCTGCTGCCGTCATGTACGACCCTCTCTTCCATCTCAACTTCCCTCTCCAGACTCGAGACCAGAGCCAGCAAAGAAACAGTTCTTGTTTTCTTGGAGTTGAAGATCAGATTCAGATGGATGCtaacggaggaggaggaggaatcaACATGATGTACTACGAAGGAGACAACAACAATGATGGGTTTGACAATGGGGTTATCGAGTTTAGCAGTGGTGGTAACAACCGTAAAGGGAGAGGATCAGGGAAGTCCAGAACTTTCCCTACAGAACGTGAGAGAAGAGTTCACTTCAACGACCGCTTCTCCGACCTCAAGAGCCTCATTCCAAACCCCACAAAG AATGATAGAGCGTCGATCGTTGGAGAGGCAATAGATTACATCAAGGAGCTGTTGAGGACTATAGAGGATTTGAAGATGCTTGTGGAGAAGAAAAAGTTTGGGAGATTCAGGAGCAAGAAGAGAGCTAGAGttggtggagaagaagaagaagaagaagaagaaggagacaaTGTGGTTTACAGGCCAAAGAGCGAAGGAGACCAGTCTTGCTTCAGCAACAACAAGGCGCTGAGATGTTCTTGGCTGAAGAGGAAATCGAAAGTCACTGAGGTTGATGTGCGTATTATTGATGACGAAGTGACCATTAAGGTTgtccagaagaagaagattaacTGTTTGTTGTTCACAACCAGAGTTCTTGATCAGCTTCAGCTCGATCTTCACCATGTTGCCGGAGGACAGATTGGTGAGCATTACAGTTTCTTGTTCAACACTAAG ATTTGTGAAGGATCTTGTGTGTATGCAAGTGGAATTGCAGACACAGTGATGGAGGTTGTGGAGAAACAGTACATGGAAGCTGTTCCAGCCAACGGCTACTGA
- the LOC103868234 gene encoding transcription factor MYB14-like gives MGRAPCCEKMGMKRGPWTPEEDQILINYIHLYGHSNWRALPKHAGLLRCGKSCRLRWINYLRPDIKRGNFTPQEEQTIINLHEVLGNRWSAIAAKLPGRTDNEIKNVWHTHLKKRLNKNQNNGGDNKNINGTNKTTHKDKESVIVDTTSLQQFSNNITTFEISNSNKDNMMSYEDVSALVDESFWPDVVSVDNSSNNNEKKIEDWEGLLDMNNKRFSYDNPKLCSDDMEFWYDKLLNSSRSIEEFSDITQFLF, from the exons ATGGGAAGAGCACCATGTTGTGAGAAAATGGGGATGAAGAGAGGACCATGGACTCCTGAAGAAGATCAAATCTTGATCAATTACATTCATCTCTATGGTCACTCTAATTGGCGAGCTCTTCCCAAACACGcag GTTTACTCAGATGTGGAAAAAGTTGTAGACTTCGTTGGATCAATTATCTGAGGCCAGACATTAAACGTGGCAATTTCACTCCTCAAGAAGAACAAACTATCATCAATCTACATGAAGTCCTGGGCAACAG ATGGTCTGCGATTGCTGCAAAACTGCCAGGACGAACCgacaatgaaataaaaaatgtttggCACACTCATTTGAAGAAAAGACtcaacaaaaatcaaaacaatgGCGGAGACAACAAAAACATTAACGGAACTAACAAGACCACACACAAAGACAAAGAATCTGTGATTGTCGACACAACCTCTCTACAACAGTTTTCTAATAATATTACAACATTTGAGATTTCAAACAGTAACAAGGACAATATGATGTCGTACGAGGATGTTTCTGCATTGGTTGATGAGAGTTTTTGGCCGGACGTGGTATCGGTAGATAACTCGAGTAATAATAATGAGAAAAAGATAGAAGATTGGGAAGGGTTGCTAGATATGAATAATAAGAGATTTAGTTATGATAATCCGAAGCTTTGTAGCGACGATATGGAGTTTTGGTATGATAAGCTTCTCAATAGTAGTCGTAGCATTGAGGAATTTTCTGACATAACCCAGttcttattttga
- the LOC103867900 gene encoding actin-depolymerizing factor 6 has translation MSFRGLRKPNATSGMGVADQSKTTYHELQRKKTHRYVVFKIDELKNQVVVEKTGNPAESYDDFLASLPDNDCRYAVYDFDFVTAENCQKSKIFFVAWSPETSRIRAKMLYATSKERFRRELQGIHYEIQATDPTEVDLDVLRERAN, from the exons ATGTCTTTCAGAGGACTTCGCAAG CCAAATGCAACATCCGGAATGGGTGTTGCGGATCAGAGCAAGACCACATACCACGAGCTCCAGAGGAAGAAGACTCATCGCTACGTCGTCTTCAAGATCGACGAACTCAAAAACCAAGTTGTGGTTGAGAAGACAGGAAACCCGGCAGAGAGCTACGACGACTTCTTAGCTTCTCTCCCCGACAATGATTGCAGATACGCTGTTTACGACTTCGATTTCGTCACCGCTGAGAATTGCCAGAAGAGCAAAATCTTCTTCGTCGCTTG GTCTCCGGAGACTTCAAGAATCAGGGCGAAGATGCTTTACGCTACATCGAAGGAGAGGTTTAGGAGGGAGCTTCAAGGGATTCACTACGAGATTCAAGCTACTGATCCTACTGAGGTTGATCTTGATGTCCTACGCGAACGAGCAAACTGA